Genomic DNA from Setaria italica strain Yugu1 chromosome V, Setaria_italica_v2.0, whole genome shotgun sequence:
TTCGTAGAAAAGTTTGAACTAATCATTGAGCTTGCTTTTACCGGACATCGAGGTATGGTATGTAGCGGCAGGTCATCTCATTGCACCCTGCATCACATGGAGcctaattttaaattttctcACCCAGCGCTTCGCAGATTCTTTCCCGAATCAAATGTTCATGTACAAGTTGCAtcatattcaaatttcaaaacgAGTAAAGCAGATACTAGGTCGCAGGTAGGAACGAACAAAGATGAACCGAACATCACGCAAAGTCGTTACAGGTACAACTGTACAAAATGCATCTGAGAAGAATGGAACACTCTTCTGAATTCCGCCGAGGTAGTTTGATTCGACAGACGCACTTGATCCCACGTAACTGACATCAGGCTTCCGGTTGACGGTCCATCGATCGAACGATCACTCCGGGATCGCGACGAGCAccggccgccacggccgcctcaTGAGCAGCCGCCGTCGGAACCCGCCGAACACGAACCGCCGGTGCACGGCCGCGCCGTCACGGCCTCCgactgccgctgccgccgacaccgccgccgcctctggcCGAGGCAGCAGCACTGCCACCGGCTGGCCGTGCTTCTTGGCGCACCGGCGGACATCGTCATCCCCGGGAGCGCCGCCGTCCGTGACCAGGAGCTGCTCCAGAGAGCTTCTGCTGAGGAGGCcggtcctctcctccctccggtcctcctccgcgccacccggcgccggcggtctGTGACCcctgcggaggatgaggcggCGCACCAGGATCCAGAAGCTCTTGGCCTTCGGCCGGTAGAGCCTCCCTGCTGCCATCCCTCCTGCTTAATTGGCCTCCGATGGTCTCTCTATGATGCGGCCCCTGGCCGTACGGTTTATATACCTGTGTTCTTCCTCACATTTCAGCCGCTCTGGTACTGTGTCTACTGTCTACCGTTGCCCACTTGAGCTGATCTGGGATTCTGGAGCTGATCCTGGAATGCTGCTTTAGACTATAGTATTTACTCACCTATCAGTTTTGTCACGGCCTCATATGGTACTCTTTTATGTTGCAGGCGAATTATCTGCTTTCGACCTCAAAGTACGCTCCATTTGAACAAGGCCCTCGACTGCATCTAGCTGCTGCCGACAGAGCAGTAGACAACAAACAATAGCACAATGCATGGAGATCAAGGTGCAGGCTGCAAAAACACATTCCATGATTTCTTTGTTTAACGTGTAAGCTTGCGAGGGCCGCAACGCGCCACACATCGCCATTTGGAGGCGCCGCGGGGGATGTGTCTGCCCACTGGAGCCAAAGAAAATCACATGGGCCAAGCGTCCGCATCAGGATCACCGTCAGGCGCTAACCACCCGGGCGCTAGAGGACGCGCGATTCTTGGCGGGGGATGAGACCCGCTGCTCGACTGCTCGTGCTCGAACCAACGGACAAGTggtcggcgtcgccgccgccatggcttaTCATCGGCGGAGCGGCGGTGTGGCGTGGTATATTATTGTACGTCGCCGTGACGCCGTCGGATCCCAGTTGCGCCGGGACAAAAGGCGATGCGTGTGGTGTTAGTTTAATGGTGGCGGGATTTGACGCGTTCGGGTTCTTGGAGTGCACAGCGGAGTGGTGCTCTATCTCATGCTGTGAGGAACCTGTGACTTGTTCTCCGGCTGACGTTGAGCAAGTACtacattttcttttttgggtGACATGTGGGTGCTGTTGAATTTTTTAGACGGAAGTTGCCTGCGGTGTTGTTGAACGAACCTACCGTTGTTGAATTGGTGAGCAGCAGCTAAATTCAAAGCCAGCTGAATGTCAAAAAAATATCGTCTGCGTTACAAGATCCAAGTTCATAATTTCATATCTCAGTGTGTGACATGGCCGGACGGGCCAGACCTATAGGCCCAACTATTGCTTGAGGCTTCTGTTGATTGTGTACGATAGCCCGGCCCTGTAGGCCTGGTCAACTGGAATAGGGCTTCGTCAAGTAGCAAGCCATCCGGCCGCGCCCGTGCAGGCAAGTTATGCCAGTTGCGCTATGCGCCtatgccgccgctgcccgccggcCGGGGTAGCATAGCATCAGGCGAGATGCGGCGCCGATCACCGAGCGACCTGCCCGGCTGGTTGCCTCCAGTTCAGGTACGCATATGCAGTCAGGCAGGCAGTCAGCAGTTCTACCTCTCTATACTGTACATATGCTTATATAGGCACACAGCCTGTAGTTCTCTTCTGATAAATGTATCAGACTCAGGCATGCCTACATGAGGCATACACTTTCAACAATATATGTCCAGTAACTGAAATTTTGAGCTGATAAGAGCCCATGGAATAGAGTGGGCATTCAGAATTTTGGGCTTTATGTCTTGGAACTCTGGATGACATTTAAGGTTACATTACAACCAAATGTCACTTGAACGTCAATATATCCTGAAATCTTCAAAATACAAAATGCAAGCGACTGTTAACAGACACAGTCTACAATGCACCGGGACAAAACAAATCTAAACATGTCCATCAGCCAATTAGTAGGTATTCTATGGTGTTGCTCAGTTCATCATCTTAACTCACCCTTGTTTCTCAACATGAAAGATATTCCATATTACCCTTATACAGCTTCTAGTAGTTGCCTAATGTTTGAATTTGTGGCAAGCTCATAGTTGAAAGAGTCTTCGTACATCATGATTCTATATCagtcaacaaaaaaaaacgCAGAAAAATTTACCCATATGAATCAGCTCATTAGCAAATCTCTATATTATATACAACTCATCCGAAAGGGCTTTATTTCTTCATCAGGATCAGCACATACAAGGAATCTCAACCTCATCCACTAGCATTTGATGCTACCGAGTGGGTAGTCGATTGACTATGGAATTTGTGGATTACGGAGTCAGGCGAATACTGTACGCTATTCTTCAGCAAGTGTGAATCTTCCTTAGGAGACGACTTCAAATCCATCCTTTTTTCTGGGGAATCCCCATTCTTGATACAATTCAGGGCCTCCACTACCTGCTTGATCGACGGTCTCAACTCTCTTTCTAACTGCAAGCACTGAAAAGCCAACTCGGCGACGAGATCTACCATTCTCTTTGTTTCATCATCAGTCTCGTAACCGAGCTCGGGGTCAACCAGTTGCTCAACTTCGTGATTCTGAATTCTGTTGAGAGCCATGTTGGCCAAGTTAATCTCGCTGTGGCTCCTGCCCATGTCAACAGCTGGTTTAGAGGATATGAGCTCTACCAACACAActccgaagctgtacacgtcgcttTTATCAGTTAGCTTGTAGCACTGGTGGTACACCGGGTCGACATAGCCTGGTGTGCCCTGTGGGACAGTTGAGACATGGGTGACTTCAAGAGGGTACAGACGTGACAACCCGAAGTCAGCAACTTTGACATGGAAGCTGTTGTCCAGCAATATGTTGTTGGTCTTAACATCACGGTGTATGATTTCAACTGCATGGAGGTATGCAAGTGCTTCAGCTGTTTCTATGGCAATGTTCATCCTTACAGGCCATGTCAGGCCCCGTTCTGATGCACGTGGTCCATGAAGATGGTCTGCAACGGTCCCATTAGGGATGTACTCGTACACGAGCATAAGGTCACGGCTGCTACGAGATGTGCACCCATATAGGATGACTAGATTCTGGTGGAGGAGGCGGGACAAGATGTCTACCTCATTTATGAATTGCTCAACCCGTTTGTAGTTGTTCTTGTAAAGGCGCTTAACTGCGACTACTCTTCCATCCCGGAGTTTGCCTTAAGCATAAAAAGGACACCTTGTCATTGCAAAGTCAAAAGGATCAAGATGTTTATCAAAGAATACCGCATGTAGCTCCAATCATTTGCAGTTTCACATGTTAATGCAGAAATGATGAGATGCAGACTCCAGAGTTAAGATCAACAGATTTCAGCAAACATATTTCCTCACCTTTGTAAACAGTTCCGAAACCACCATCACCAAGTTCCCTCGAGTCACTAAATCCATCAGTAGCTTCTTCAAGTTCCTCATAAGTGAAAATATGGAGAGAACCACCCAACTCAAGGTCTTTGCTGTATGATTGCATAGAGGATTCACTACGCATGAAGCCATTTGGAGCTCCAACTTGTTTCCTCCTCTTGCGCTTGTGCCAGACAAAAATGAGGATCCCTACTGCCAATATACCACCAACTGTTCCACAGGCTGCCCACCATAACAGTGTAACGGTGTTAGCAATATGCGATAACTAATTAATCAAAGAGATGCTGAAAACATATGATGCTACAAAGTTTCGGTAGAGCAGGAAAATAGATCAAGTATAATAGATAAGCAATGAAGGTTGAGAGTTGATACTCACTGATACTGACTATCATTATCTTCCTATTGCTTCCTCCTGCATAAGAACAGTCACTGTGAATAGCTTGTCATTTCAATTGTAAAATTGTGCAGTTTAAGTTAGTCTGACATGAAAACTTTGCCCTCTTTAGTCTATAGCTGAACTACTTTTGTAACTGCAGATAAGACTTGACAGTGTATATAGGCAGAAGAAAGcctaaaataaaaggaaaagaagaatttATGACTAAACATGAAGATGATTTTCATCATTTGATGCCCAGTGATTAATTACTATTTTGCATCTCTGTCTGGCATGAGCACATCAGTCTGTATGACATAGATGTACTATCAAATAATACATATGGTGTAGTCCAGCCATTTGCCACCTACGGTATACCATGGTCGATCATCCGCCTTGCACATTACTGTGGTCTCCAGAAAACATATGAAAATGCTGAAGAGCATGGCTACATTACGACTTAAATCTTACTGGAGTGTCTAGCCATCTAGATATATATGGTCACAGTAATAGGTTGAAGGTGTAAAGTTGAAAATGACAGCACAAGGATTTCAGATTCTCAGTTAAGGTTGTGGTACGGTAACAAGGAGAACCACTGAGTATCATTAAGTCAGAAGTAAAATATCTTATTAGAAATATCAATCTTGATAGGGGCAGATTAAATTATCTACTTAGAAAGGTCGAATAACAATAACTCAGTGCTCTGTCTGATGAAATTCTTTTGCATTTTCATTGGTTTATTACCATTGACTTTGACTTTGTCCATAGAGTAATAAAATTCCATTGTCATATTTGATGGCCCAAACCATATATATTTTCACCAGCAACTGGCAGAAAACTTAATATGAGC
This window encodes:
- the LOC101773529 gene encoding LEAF RUST 10 DISEASE-RESISTANCE LOCUS RECEPTOR-LIKE PROTEIN KINASE-like 1.2 isoform X5, which gives rise to MASALLVFLASSVWVAFSAPLMPAAAADRQGREHCPTQLCGNVNISFPFGLVPEEDAVTHCYALFQVRCRNNTPYLGYYQTEFFMQILSIFYDNASLLIAETQDHNDSRHLELGCYIPTGNATSKFGRLFSISPLNQNLIFYNCIKPLPPSVGLAETMCRNNTYVRVAAERYDGHGSYFLEGCNYSVKPVLGRSVKIDAGNYEELMRDGFLVTWQWPPSGGSNRKIMIVSITCGTVGGILAVGILIFVWHKRKRRKQVGAPNGFMRSESSMQSYSKDLELGGSLHIFTYEELEEATDGFSDSRELGDGGFGTVYKGKLRDGRVVAVKRLYKNNYKRVEQFINEVDILSRLLHQNLVILYGCTSRSSRDLMLVYEYIPNGTVADHLHGPRASERGLTWPVRMNIAIETAEALAYLHAVEIIHRDVKTNNILLDNSFHVKVADFGLSRLYPLEVTHVSTVPQGTPGYVDPVYHQCYKLTDKSDVYSFGVVLVELISSKPAVDMGRSHSEINLANMALNRIQNHEVEQLVDPELGYETDDETKRMVDLVAELAFQCLQLERELRPSIKQVVEALNCIKNGDSPEKRMDLKSSPKEDSHLLKNSVQYSPDSVIHKFHSQSTTHSVASNASG
- the LOC101773529 gene encoding LEAF RUST 10 DISEASE-RESISTANCE LOCUS RECEPTOR-LIKE PROTEIN KINASE-like 1.2 isoform X6, which codes for MASALLVFLASSVWVAFSAPLMPAAAADRQGREHCPTQLCGNVNISFPFGLVPEEDAVTHCYALFQILSIFYDNASLLIAETQDHNDSRHLELGCYIPTGNATSKFGRLFSISPLNQNLIFYNCIKPLPPSVGLAETMCRNNTYVRVAAERYDGHGSYFLEGCNYSVKPVLGRSVKIDAGNYEELMRDGFLVTWQWPPSGGSNRKIMIVSITCGTVGGILAVGILIFVWHKRKRRKQVGAPNGFMRSESSMQSYSKDLELGGSLHIFTYEELEEATDGFSDSRELGDGGFGTVYKGKLRDGRVVAVKRLYKNNYKRVEQFINEVDILSRLLHQNLVILYGCTSRSSRDLMLVYEYIPNGTVADHLHGPRASERGLTWPVRMNIAIETAEALAYLHAVEIIHRDVKTNNILLDNSFHVKVADFGLSRLYPLEVTHVSTVPQGTPGYVDPVYHQCYKLTDKSDVYSFGVVLVELISSKPAVDMGRSHSEINLANMALNRIQNHEVEQLVDPELGYETDDETKRMVDLVAELAFQCLQLERELRPSIKQVVEALNCIKNGDSPEKRMDLKSSPKEDSHLLKNSVQYSPDSVIHKFHSQSTTHSVASNASG
- the LOC101773529 gene encoding LEAF RUST 10 DISEASE-RESISTANCE LOCUS RECEPTOR-LIKE PROTEIN KINASE-like 1.2 isoform X2 codes for the protein MHPALVLFPLAASLLLLQDHASADCEPATCGNLTLRYPFWLGSGNQTSSPCGHPSFEIWCSDDHRRSVASLKGSSIHVLSIDYANYSFVASHTRVAAADGVCRTDFNMSVSIALSPFTISPRNRALCFLYNCTGGAAPIGPDEYVNATSSCRAPIYAYLGGAYYWDKPPAIASDGCTYTYIPVLGREAETMTAANYSRLLKDGFVLKWEAAGIGDCAACNARGGKCRYDNATAAFRCLCPDGRRAAGSTCSGGSNRKIMIVSITCGTVGGILAVGILIFVWHKRKRRKQVGAPNGFMRSESSMQSYSKDLELGGSLHIFTYEELEEATDGFSDSRELGDGGFGTVYKGKLRDGRVVAVKRLYKNNYKRVEQFINEVDILSRLLHQNLVILYGCTSRSSRDLMLVYEYIPNGTVADHLHGPRASERGLTWPVRMNIAIETAEALAYLHAVEIIHRDVKTNNILLDNSFHVKVADFGLSRLYPLEVTHVSTVPQGTPGYVDPVYHQCYKLTDKSDVYSFGVVLVELISSKPAVDMGRSHSEINLANMALNRIQNHEVEQLVDPELGYETDDETKRMVDLVAELAFQCLQLERELRPSIKQVVEALNCIKNGDSPEKRMDLKSSPKEDSHLLKNSVQYSPDSVIHKFHSQSTTHSVASNASG
- the LOC101773529 gene encoding LEAF RUST 10 DISEASE-RESISTANCE LOCUS RECEPTOR-LIKE PROTEIN KINASE-like 1.2 isoform X4 translates to MAPSSLLLFLVSAVPVMLAAGEEHCPTVPVACGKVNITFPFAIVPDETTETSCGLIGFQVRCLNNNPYLGYNNRLYGHQFQILDIFYNNASLLLADVHKLQDFNNSASEKCHAPTNNSSNKLGLPFSISPINQNLIFYNCMKPLSEEERWSRGLVETTCGNRTFVRVAGRSDGSGSYGSYFLEGCSYTVVPVLARYGHANASNYKELISDGFLLTWEAPLKSGGSNRKIMIVSITCGTVGGILAVGILIFVWHKRKRRKQVGAPNGFMRSESSMQSYSKDLELGGSLHIFTYEELEEATDGFSDSRELGDGGFGTVYKGKLRDGRVVAVKRLYKNNYKRVEQFINEVDILSRLLHQNLVILYGCTSRSSRDLMLVYEYIPNGTVADHLHGPRASERGLTWPVRMNIAIETAEALAYLHAVEIIHRDVKTNNILLDNSFHVKVADFGLSRLYPLEVTHVSTVPQGTPGYVDPVYHQCYKLTDKSDVYSFGVVLVELISSKPAVDMGRSHSEINLANMALNRIQNHEVEQLVDPELGYETDDETKRMVDLVAELAFQCLQLERELRPSIKQVVEALNCIKNGDSPEKRMDLKSSPKEDSHLLKNSVQYSPDSVIHKFHSQSTTHSVASNASG
- the LOC101773529 gene encoding LEAF RUST 10 DISEASE-RESISTANCE LOCUS RECEPTOR-LIKE PROTEIN KINASE-like 1.2 isoform X3; the encoded protein is MPPLLLLLLASFLLPPPAASAGTAQPSSCWPKTCGGLNITYPFWLEERDRPPCGPPAFQLRCNSSGAFMVKSIYQAYRVVSIFAENQSLHVVDINLPLDTGCPAPMFNVSLVPRPLAFSKANKELLFIGKCTAGSQPEDSTGFHSLPCDRSSFVRLGDGRNFSRSHIQGGIPPGCFFAFVPILEVPKGNGDEYVVSLKKGFLLEWTTVPGHCPECMESGGECVYGDTGLNFACKCSGTLLPEKCGGSNRKIMIVSITCGTVGGILAVGILIFVWHKRKRRKQVGAPNGFMRSESSMQSYSKDLELGGSLHIFTYEELEEATDGFSDSRELGDGGFGTVYKGKLRDGRVVAVKRLYKNNYKRVEQFINEVDILSRLLHQNLVILYGCTSRSSRDLMLVYEYIPNGTVADHLHGPRASERGLTWPVRMNIAIETAEALAYLHAVEIIHRDVKTNNILLDNSFHVKVADFGLSRLYPLEVTHVSTVPQGTPGYVDPVYHQCYKLTDKSDVYSFGVVLVELISSKPAVDMGRSHSEINLANMALNRIQNHEVEQLVDPELGYETDDETKRMVDLVAELAFQCLQLERELRPSIKQVVEALNCIKNGDSPEKRMDLKSSPKEDSHLLKNSVQYSPDSVIHKFHSQSTTHSVASNASG
- the LOC101773529 gene encoding LEAF RUST 10 DISEASE-RESISTANCE LOCUS RECEPTOR-LIKE PROTEIN KINASE-like 1.1 isoform X1 produces the protein MLNHRLLAILLRLFSHNPSTAAPLSSSLELSKLRCSSLLEFVETLLSCQALMAPSFASPVWVVWSLILMLAASATAALANVQGGDCSANTRCGNLNISKPFGIVPDQATEPNCGSLGFQVICKNHTPYLGYYHPNKNIPDYYQLQILDIFYGNGSLLVADMEKLEDLRNLTHEDCQQYRFPTANTSSKIALPFSIDPIVNQNLILYNCTKPSAPAAAAAEGLAERSCGNNTLYARVGDERGNSSSDDSIMKGCTAIFVPVRGGYGKASASNYAQLLSDGFLLTWQLPPLQPRAGGSNRKIMIVSITCGTVGGILAVGILIFVWHKRKRRKQVGAPNGFMRSESSMQSYSKDLELGGSLHIFTYEELEEATDGFSDSRELGDGGFGTVYKGKLRDGRVVAVKRLYKNNYKRVEQFINEVDILSRLLHQNLVILYGCTSRSSRDLMLVYEYIPNGTVADHLHGPRASERGLTWPVRMNIAIETAEALAYLHAVEIIHRDVKTNNILLDNSFHVKVADFGLSRLYPLEVTHVSTVPQGTPGYVDPVYHQCYKLTDKSDVYSFGVVLVELISSKPAVDMGRSHSEINLANMALNRIQNHEVEQLVDPELGYETDDETKRMVDLVAELAFQCLQLERELRPSIKQVVEALNCIKNGDSPEKRMDLKSSPKEDSHLLKNSVQYSPDSVIHKFHSQSTTHSVASNASG
- the LOC101775288 gene encoding uncharacterized protein LOC101775288, giving the protein MAAGRLYRPKAKSFWILVRRLILRRGHRPPAPGGAEEDRREERTGLLSRSSLEQLLVTDGGAPGDDDVRRCAKKHGQPVAVLLPRPEAAAVSAAAAVGGRDGAAVHRRFVFGGFRRRLLMRRPWRPVLVAIPE
- the LOC101773529 gene encoding LEAF RUST 10 DISEASE-RESISTANCE LOCUS RECEPTOR-LIKE PROTEIN KINASE-like 1.2 isoform X7; the protein is MASALLVFLASSVWVAFSAPLMPAAAADRQGREHCPTQLCGNVNISFPFGLVPEEDAVTHCYALFQDHNDSRHLELGCYIPTGNATSKFGRLFSISPLNQNLIFYNCIKPLPPSVGLAETMCRNNTYVRVAAERYDGHGSYFLEGCNYSVKPVLGRSVKIDAGNYEELMRDGFLVTWQWPPSGGSNRKIMIVSITCGTVGGILAVGILIFVWHKRKRRKQVGAPNGFMRSESSMQSYSKDLELGGSLHIFTYEELEEATDGFSDSRELGDGGFGTVYKGKLRDGRVVAVKRLYKNNYKRVEQFINEVDILSRLLHQNLVILYGCTSRSSRDLMLVYEYIPNGTVADHLHGPRASERGLTWPVRMNIAIETAEALAYLHAVEIIHRDVKTNNILLDNSFHVKVADFGLSRLYPLEVTHVSTVPQGTPGYVDPVYHQCYKLTDKSDVYSFGVVLVELISSKPAVDMGRSHSEINLANMALNRIQNHEVEQLVDPELGYETDDETKRMVDLVAELAFQCLQLERELRPSIKQVVEALNCIKNGDSPEKRMDLKSSPKEDSHLLKNSVQYSPDSVIHKFHSQSTTHSVASNASG